The Methanomassiliicoccales archaeon DNA segment ATCATAGCAAAACAATGATCAGGAGGAAACTAACCGATCTAATAAACACAAGGAGGAGCCATTTCAACGGTCTAGATTACAATGTTGACGACCTCGAAAGAGTAGTGGCTTTGAACTGTCTCAGCACCATGGAGAATTTTATTAGCGAAAGGAACGAGGTCGTTTCCAAATCAAGTGTTCTAAAAGGGCTGATGGCCGCATATAGTGGCAATCAGGATGAAGCGTACACTTACGCCTTCTATGTCGACCTGATCAACGTCATCAAAGGAGCGCAGGCCTTATCTGGCATATATGATGAGGAAGCACCAGCTCAAAATGGCATAAATGATGCCGAAACGACCCGAATGAGATCGGATCATCTTGACAAATTGGCGCTTCGTTGCCGAACGAGCATGGCAAAATATCCCAATGGATTGAACGAGTCGGTCATCGCGAACCGGCTTGACAATCGCAGGAGGATCTTAAGCGCCCTGGGCGGGGAGGAGGACCACTGGTGGGACTACAAGTGGCAACGGAAAAACACCATAAGGAATTCCGCCACACTCTCGAAGCTCATCGATCTGACCGAGGAGGAGTCAAACGCAATTGAACTGGCGGTTAAAAATCACATCCCCTTCGGGATCACACCTTATTACGTGTCATTGATGGACAAGGACACATTGCGAAGAAACGACCATGCGGTTAGAGCCCAGGTCATCCCTAAAGAGCATTATCTAAAACAGGTCCTTTCTTCGTTGACGACCAAAGACAAATCCGAACTCGATTTCATGAAAGAAGGAGTGACATCACCAGTGCCGCTGGTCACTCGAAGATATCCGATGATCGCTATCATGAAACCTTATAATTCCTGCGCCCAGATCTGCGTCTATTGTCAGCGCAATTGGGAGATAAGGGATATCGATATCGATCAGCCGACCATCGACGATCGTACCGTAGATAAGGCGATCGAATGGTTCTCCGAGCATCCAATGGTCAGTGAGGTGCTATTGACAGGGGGAGATCCAGTACTGTTAGAGGACAAAATACTATCCCTGCTCATTAAAAGGTTCTCAGAGATAGATCACATCACCAGAATAAGGATAGGCACACGAATCCCCGTCGTGCTACCGATGCGCTTTACAGAATCGTTACTTACCATATTGGAGGAAGCGCACAATCCGCCCAAACAGGAACTGTGCATAGTTACCCATGTTGAACATCCCTATGAGATAACCCCCGAGTTCGTCACCGCCATCCAATCGATAAGAAAACGAGGAATGTCGGTCTATAACCAGCAGGTCTTCACCTTTGAGAACAGTCGAAGGTTCGAGACAGCCGCGTTAAGGGAGCTGCTCAAACGGGCTGGGGTCGATCCCTATTATACATTTAACACCAAAGGCAAGGAGGAGACCCAGTGGTTTCGTGTTCCAATAGCCCGTTTATTACAGGAACGGAAAGAGGAGGCACGTCTGCTTCCAGGGCTAACGCGTACCGATGAGCCAGTGTTCAACATCCCTGCTCTCGGGAAGAACCATCTTCGTGCATGGCAACATCACGACATGATCATGATAACACCAGAGGGGGAACGGGTGTACGAGTTCCACCCCTGGGAAAAGAACATCGTCACGGCCCCCACCTATATTCACCGAGACGTACCGATTATGGACTATCTCGACCGCCTGCAGGGCATAGAGGAAGATCCCTCAGATTATTGGAGCATATGGTATTATTTCTGATTCTACTTTGCCGCCCAATCAGTTATCGAATTATCTAGCTGTGGTCAGTGAACCTTTCCTTTTAATCATATAAATTCATACTCTGATCGTGGTCGTTCTCGGCACCTCCTCTTTGTTCATCGTGGCTGGACTGGCGATAGTGATAGGTTTCGTTGCCAACTACCTTTTCCGTCGCTTCAAGGCGCCGGACGTGCTTATCATCATGCTCTTCGGATACCTGATTGGCCCCACGGCGTTTGGCTTAATCGAAGCGGACGTGACCGACCTGGTGGAGAGCTTGGTACCCTATGTGTCGGCGTTAGCGCTGGCGTTCATCATGTTCAACGGTGGTCTCGAGCTCGATTTGCATGAGGTCCGCCACTCAGCTCGCACTACTCTGCTCCTAGCGGCAGGTGGTTTCGGGATGGTCCTTATATCCATCTCGTTGATGCTCTACTTTCTTCTGGACATTCCTTTGCAGTACGCCATCTTGGGCGGGGTGGTGTTCTGTTCCACCTCCGCTCCCACGGTCATTCCTATGATCGTCAATATGGAATGCTCCCGTCGAATCAAGACGGTGCTCACTTTGGAATCGGCGATAACGGACACGTTAGTTGTAGGCATCGGGACTGCTTTGGTAGTGTACTTCAGTCAAGACAGCGCATCTCTTGCAGGCACTACTATCGGATTAATCAGCAGCCTTGCCGTCGCCTTCCTCGTCGGCTTGCTGGCCAGTCTGATTTGGGCTCGCCTCCTTCCTTTCCTGCAGGGCTTCAAGTACTATTACCTGCTCACTTTGGGTGTCCTGCTCCTTCTCTACGCACTATGCGAGATCATCACACCCTACGGTGGGGGAGTGATCGTAGTGTTGGTCTTCGGTTTAATGTTGAACAACGCGCACTATGTGCATGGCCTGCTACCACGCAGCCTCCGTCAACCTCTATTGAACAACGAGTTCAAGGTGATCAACGAGGAAGCGGCGTTCTTCATCAAGGTGTTCTTCTTTACTTTCTTGGGGTTGTACGTCTCCACCATCGACTTCCAGGTCACCTACCTGGTATTGGGATTGATGGTGTTCATCGCTTTACTATTGATTCGGGTGGCTATGACCAGGCTCGTCTCTAAGAACGCTAAGATGGATAATGCGGAGCGGACCATGCTTTATACGATGTTCCCCCGAGGGCTATGCACTGTGGTCACTGCTTTGCTGCCCTTGTCCTACGGCCTAGACATAGGGGAAGCCCAGCAGGCATTGATAGGTATCGTGTCGACGGTGGTGGTGCTGACCACACTCCTTGCCTCCTTCGGGGCGTACATGGCGGAGCGCAAGCTATGCCAAATGAAGAAAATAGAAGAAATGGAAGAGTTCTTAATACCGGAGTTTTAATGCAAGACAATTGATGCCAAGGCTTGAATTTCAGAGTAAGAATGAAATTAATTTAGATTCAACAATATAAATATAACGATTTCATATATTGATTGACCGCAAATACTTAGTCCACGCGACAGTTATAATCAATTATGTTGAATTCATGCATAGGTAGTTACTCCAGCTCACACCCGATTATCGTAAATGTAACATTGAATCTTGAAGAGGATGGGGATAATGAGTGAAAAAAATGACAGGGTCGTTGTTCGAGGATTGAAGGATATTGCTGCAGCTGAGACAAGAATAAGTTATGTCAATCCAATGGGCTCGCTGTATTACCTAGGATACAATATTGATGATCTCGTGGGAAAAGTCGTCTATGCGGAGATAGCCTATCTTCTAATTTATAAAAAGTTGCCCGATCAACGTGAATTGAACGAGTTCAACTCCAATCTGATTTCGGAGATGGAATTACCAGAGGAAACCATTCGAAGCATCAAATCCACTCCTAAGAATAGCCACCCCATGGATGTATTACGAACTGAAGTTTCCCGACTTGGAGAATATGATTCTGAAAGCAATGACCTATCAGAGAACGCGAACATCAGGAGAGCTACCAGGTTAATAGCCCAAGTGCCAACAATTGTGGCCGCCTTGCATAGAAGTCGCATTGGACAATCAATTCTGTCCCCGAGGAAGGATTATAGCTTCGCTAAGAACTTTCTCTATATGTTCAGAGGCTCTCCTCCAGACGATGACGAAACCGACGTCCTTCATCGGCTCATGATCCTCCATGCCGATCACGGGTTCAACGCCTCCACCTTTGCTGCCCGAGTTACAGCAAGCACGAATTCTGACATGTATTCTGCTGTCACCTCCGCAATCGGAACCCTGAGGGGTCCATTGCACGGAGGAGCCAGTGAGAAAGTAATGGAAATGCTCGATGACATAGGATTGGAAGAACACGTTGAAGAGTATATTCGTGGTTTATTTGACGATAATATAAAAATAATGGGTTTCGGCCACCGGGTATATAAAACAGAAGACCCGAGAACGAAGCATCTTCGGAGCATAGTTGAAAATCTGTGTCACCGCGAGAGAACTATGAGCTTGTACAACAAATGCATCAAGATCGAGGAAATTGTACACGATAGGAAGAGGATCTATCCAAACTTAGATTTCTACGCCGCAGTAGCTATGGATGCGTTGGGAGTCCCTAAAGAATTCTTTACGCCATTCTTCACTTCAAGCAGAATATCAGGGTGGGTCGCTCATGTAATAGAACAATACGAGGACGCGGTCCTCCTTCGTCCATCATCAAACTATATTGGAGATTTCGGAAAGACCTTTGTCCCGATGGAACAGCGATAATTTCGATGACACTCTTAATTTTGAAGCATGAATCGGTTCGAGAATCTGGATGCGCCGAAGTGGTCGACAATCTCGATAGGGTTGGTGTTTGGAAATGAAAAATGTAAAGGGTTGGCGTACTTCTCTACCATCAATCGAGGGTTTGTAGACGTCATCGTTGACATCTTTGACCCTTCATCTCTGGAACAATAGGGGTCTTTCCATATTTCTTTTGGAAGAAGTAGGTAAGCAAAGGTGGCGCCACCAGCGTCGTCGCTATTGCCATGAACACCACTATGGCATAGACCGATTGTTCCACTACCCCTTGATTTAGACCAATAGCAGCAACGATCATTGCCACTTCACCTCGAGGGAACATTCCCGATCCGACGATGGCCGCTGATTTCCCTCCCATTTTATATGCGCCGATACCACATCCGACGAATTTAGTGATGATAGCGATTATGGTCAAGATAATGGCAAGTGCTAGAATTCCTGAGAAATCATTCAAATGGACCTTTGTTCCAACATAGAGGAAGAAGAAGGGGACCAGGAACTCGTTGATGGCCTCGATCTTGTCCTGACAGAACCATTTGTCCTGGAACTCGGCGAAGACCATACCGGCCAGGAAAGCCCCGACGATGGCGGCAAGGCCGATGTAGATGGCGGCATAGGATATGCCCAGGCAGAGGATGATGGCCAAGGACAGAGCGCTAATTGATAATGTCCTACCCTCGGGGGTGATGGGAGGACAGATCTCCCCCTCTGACATCATCTTCCGATTGTTGTTTCGCACCTTACTGATGAGGCCACCGATGAACATGATGCCCAGGACGAACACGATTGCCTCCACAGCCACGATGCCCACGCTGACCAGGCCCTCGCCACTACCGCTGCTAATACCGACGACGAGAGAAAGTACGATCAGACCCATGACGTCGTCGATTACCGCTGCTCCGATGATTATCTTGGATTCCAAGGTATGGGTCAGGTTCATGTCCTTGATGACCCTGGCGGTGATGCCGACAGAAGTCGCCACCATAGCCGCACCAACGAACATGGCTTCGGTGTTGCTATAATTGTACGCCAGGAACAAGGCATAACCACCGAGGAAGGGAAGAATCACTCCCAACAAGGCTACAAGGAAAGCCGTCCTTCCAACGCGTCGAAGCTCACTGTATGGTGTTTCCAGACCTACGGCAAAGATGAGAAATATGACTCCGAGTTGAGATAAGATAAAGAACATATCTCCATTCATGCTGCCAGGATTGAGATTCAATCGGTCCATCAGGAGGGTGTTACCAATGATGATACCGCCAACAATCTCCCCGATTACCGCAGGAATCACGATACGATTCCTCATAGCGCGCGTAGCCCATTCGCAAAGGAGCCCGAGCACCTTCGCAACTACTATCAAAACGAATATGCTCAGCAGAATTTCACCAATCTGTTCCTCGCCAGCCATGACCCATTCCTAGACCCTAATAGAAATGTATTATAAATCTACAATAGGGGAAAAAATTAGGCAACTCGAACACCTTTCGATCTCAATAAGATTTAAGATCGACAAACCTACTTGATAGAAAGAAAAATGCCTAAATCTCTTAATCACTCTCGGAGAAAAATGACCTACTAATATCTCAGCCTCGACGACAAAAAGGAGTCCTTCAACGTGTTTGAAGAAGCGGCTGCCCAAAACATCCCCGAAAAGGGGCATTTATTGGGTTAGCCAGTAAGTTGAATGGGCCCATCCGGATTTGAACCGGAGACCTTCTCCGTTCCGCCCCCTTTTTAGGAGGGGTTGTCAGGGAGACGTCATAACCGCTAGACCATGAGCCCTTGGAATTGGCCGTAAGTTGTTCTAATGTATATGCCTTTCGCAGTCCACGATGCCATATTTCATAGTCTGGTACATCGCGTCCCCTCGCAAATTTTATTAGTAGCAGCATCTTGCATGCACTGAGCTAAATGACGGAAATCATCCTCTTTACCAAACCTGATTGCCAGAAATGTGAGTATGTCAAGACGCACCTACCGGAGGGTCTGAACATGCGCATGGTCAACACCACCGAGGCCGAGGGATTGGCCGAAGCGGCGTACTACGAACTGCTGAACCGCAACCTTCCCATCTTGGTGGTTGACGACGAGGTCTTCGAGGGGTCCATCGTCATTCTCAACAAGCTGAAGGAACTGGCCTAAGGCCACCGAGTCTAAGATGTACTGTCTAGGAATAGAGGGGACCGCCCACACCGTGGGCGTGGGAATCGTGGACCAGAAAGGTAATATCCTAGCCAACGAGCTGGAGATGTACCGACCGGCCGAGGGCGGCATCCATCCCCGGGAGGCGGCCAACCACCACGCGGAGCGCCTGGTCCCACTGGTCCGACAGGCCATGAAAAAATCAGGATTGAAGTTCAAGGACATCGGCCTGGTATGCTTCTCCAAAGGCCCCGGCCTGGGACCCTGCCTACGCACCGTGGCCACCGGCGCCCGGGCCTTGTCGCTCAGCCTCGGTGTCCCCATCGTCGGCGTCAACCACTGCATCTCCCACCTGGAGATAGGACGGATCAAGACGGAGGCTAAGGACCCGGTCCTGCTGTACGCCTCCGGCGGCAACACACAGGTCATCGCCTTCGCCAACGGCCGCTACCGCATCTTCGGCGAGACGCTGGACA contains these protein-coding regions:
- a CDS encoding KamA family radical SAM protein; the encoded protein is MNEREHNNVITTFKDHLSKLDPHMDGILLKYHSKTMIRRKLTDLINTRRSHFNGLDYNVDDLERVVALNCLSTMENFISERNEVVSKSSVLKGLMAAYSGNQDEAYTYAFYVDLINVIKGAQALSGIYDEEAPAQNGINDAETTRMRSDHLDKLALRCRTSMAKYPNGLNESVIANRLDNRRRILSALGGEEDHWWDYKWQRKNTIRNSATLSKLIDLTEEESNAIELAVKNHIPFGITPYYVSLMDKDTLRRNDHAVRAQVIPKEHYLKQVLSSLTTKDKSELDFMKEGVTSPVPLVTRRYPMIAIMKPYNSCAQICVYCQRNWEIRDIDIDQPTIDDRTVDKAIEWFSEHPMVSEVLLTGGDPVLLEDKILSLLIKRFSEIDHITRIRIGTRIPVVLPMRFTESLLTILEEAHNPPKQELCIVTHVEHPYEITPEFVTAIQSIRKRGMSVYNQQVFTFENSRRFETAALRELLKRAGVDPYYTFNTKGKEETQWFRVPIARLLQERKEEARLLPGLTRTDEPVFNIPALGKNHLRAWQHHDMIMITPEGERVYEFHPWEKNIVTAPTYIHRDVPIMDYLDRLQGIEEDPSDYWSIWYYF
- a CDS encoding cation:proton antiporter, which gives rise to MVVLGTSSLFIVAGLAIVIGFVANYLFRRFKAPDVLIIMLFGYLIGPTAFGLIEADVTDLVESLVPYVSALALAFIMFNGGLELDLHEVRHSARTTLLLAAGGFGMVLISISLMLYFLLDIPLQYAILGGVVFCSTSAPTVIPMIVNMECSRRIKTVLTLESAITDTLVVGIGTALVVYFSQDSASLAGTTIGLISSLAVAFLVGLLASLIWARLLPFLQGFKYYYLLTLGVLLLLYALCEIITPYGGGVIVVLVFGLMLNNAHYVHGLLPRSLRQPLLNNEFKVINEEAAFFIKVFFFTFLGLYVSTIDFQVTYLVLGLMVFIALLLIRVAMTRLVSKNAKMDNAERTMLYTMFPRGLCTVVTALLPLSYGLDIGEAQQALIGIVSTVVVLTTLLASFGAYMAERKLCQMKKIEEMEEFLIPEF
- a CDS encoding citrate (Si)-synthase is translated as MGIMSEKNDRVVVRGLKDIAAAETRISYVNPMGSLYYLGYNIDDLVGKVVYAEIAYLLIYKKLPDQRELNEFNSNLISEMELPEETIRSIKSTPKNSHPMDVLRTEVSRLGEYDSESNDLSENANIRRATRLIAQVPTIVAALHRSRIGQSILSPRKDYSFAKNFLYMFRGSPPDDDETDVLHRLMILHADHGFNASTFAARVTASTNSDMYSAVTSAIGTLRGPLHGGASEKVMEMLDDIGLEEHVEEYIRGLFDDNIKIMGFGHRVYKTEDPRTKHLRSIVENLCHRERTMSLYNKCIKIEEIVHDRKRIYPNLDFYAAVAMDALGVPKEFFTPFFTSSRISGWVAHVIEQYEDAVLLRPSSNYIGDFGKTFVPMEQR
- a CDS encoding cation:proton antiporter, translated to MAGEEQIGEILLSIFVLIVVAKVLGLLCEWATRAMRNRIVIPAVIGEIVGGIIIGNTLLMDRLNLNPGSMNGDMFFILSQLGVIFLIFAVGLETPYSELRRVGRTAFLVALLGVILPFLGGYALFLAYNYSNTEAMFVGAAMVATSVGITARVIKDMNLTHTLESKIIIGAAVIDDVMGLIVLSLVVGISSGSGEGLVSVGIVAVEAIVFVLGIMFIGGLISKVRNNNRKMMSEGEICPPITPEGRTLSISALSLAIILCLGISYAAIYIGLAAIVGAFLAGMVFAEFQDKWFCQDKIEAINEFLVPFFFLYVGTKVHLNDFSGILALAIILTIIAIITKFVGCGIGAYKMGGKSAAIVGSGMFPRGEVAMIVAAIGLNQGVVEQSVYAIVVFMAIATTLVAPPLLTYFFQKKYGKTPIVPEMKGQRCQR